From Lolium perenne isolate Kyuss_39 chromosome 5, Kyuss_2.0, whole genome shotgun sequence, a single genomic window includes:
- the LOC127301483 gene encoding histone H4, with translation MSGRGKGGKGLGKGGAKRHRKVLRDNIQGITKPAIRRLARRGGVKRISGLIYEETRGVLKIFLENVIRDAVTYTEHARRKTVTAMDVVYALKRQGRTLYGFGG, from the coding sequence ATGTCCGGCAGAGGCAAGGGCGGCAAGGGGCTGGGCAAGGGCGGCGCCAAGCGCCACCGCAAGGTGCTGCGGGACAACATCCAGGGCATCACCAAGCCGGCCATCCGGCGCCTGGCGCGGCGCGGCGGCGTGAAGCGCATCTCCGGGCTCATCTACGAGGAGACCCGCGGCGTGCTCAAGATCttcctcgagaacgtcatccgcgacGCCGTCACCTACACCGAGCACGCGCGCCGCAAGACCGTCACCGCCATGGACGTCGTCTACGCGCTCAAGCGCCAGGGCCGCACCCTCTACGGCTTCGGCGGTTAG